A genomic stretch from Natronomonas gomsonensis includes:
- a CDS encoding class I adenylate-forming enzyme family protein → MLSHRQLLERNLEWRPNETALVDLPSNQTYTYEEFDSEVNKLANALRDRGLRKGDRVAMVLYNTLEFPVMLYAIYKVGAVPIPANYMLAQDNFKYIFDDVNPEFVVYDADVGEKVEGAIEEAVRTPDKICVGDEPADGESYDVVRSSGTAKTPPEIPMNPGDVAYILYTSGTTGAPKGVTFSGKTAFNRAQEGMLDLGLSQDSVALQVSPWFHAGGIDLTIHPTICAGGTILVTRDWEPEPVAALIEDRGITHIVGVPTVAQRIANMDDVDQRDFSSLECMMCMGSPLSEQLANNLLENLTPNIYNGYGTTETLLDSTLGSENLPEQAGTVGRASPDKQVRVVEFDQERDVQPHEVVPAGEEGEVIVSGGAVLDYYFGNQEATDESLRRGWYYTGDLGVRSVDGFLTITGRADDMILSGGELVSPIEVEETLEQHEAVEAAAVVGESDEEWGQVVKAYVATDGTVDKGELETFCKEHTGLADYKRPRVYELVDELARTATGKKQRYKYRA, encoded by the coding sequence ATGTTATCTCATCGACAACTGCTGGAGCGAAACCTCGAGTGGCGTCCAAACGAGACTGCGCTGGTTGATCTGCCATCAAACCAGACGTACACGTACGAGGAGTTCGATAGCGAGGTTAACAAACTCGCGAACGCGCTCCGGGACCGTGGCCTCCGGAAGGGCGACCGGGTCGCTATGGTGCTGTACAATACCCTAGAGTTCCCGGTGATGTTGTACGCCATCTACAAGGTCGGTGCCGTCCCCATCCCGGCGAACTACATGCTGGCACAGGACAACTTCAAGTACATTTTCGACGATGTAAACCCCGAGTTCGTCGTGTACGACGCTGACGTGGGTGAGAAAGTCGAAGGGGCCATCGAAGAGGCGGTACGGACACCGGACAAAATCTGCGTCGGTGACGAGCCAGCCGACGGGGAATCCTACGACGTCGTCCGTTCCTCGGGGACAGCCAAGACACCTCCGGAGATCCCCATGAATCCTGGCGATGTCGCCTACATCCTCTACACAAGCGGGACCACGGGCGCACCGAAGGGCGTCACCTTCTCCGGGAAGACAGCGTTCAACCGCGCACAAGAGGGGATGCTCGATCTCGGACTCTCGCAGGACAGCGTCGCACTGCAGGTGTCGCCGTGGTTCCACGCTGGCGGAATCGATCTCACCATCCACCCGACCATCTGTGCCGGCGGGACCATCCTCGTCACGAGGGACTGGGAGCCCGAACCGGTGGCCGCTCTCATTGAGGACCGGGGTATTACCCACATCGTGGGTGTGCCGACCGTCGCCCAGCGAATCGCGAACATGGACGATGTCGACCAGCGTGACTTCTCGTCGCTCGAGTGTATGATGTGCATGGGATCGCCCCTCTCTGAACAACTCGCCAACAACCTGCTGGAGAATCTGACGCCGAATATCTATAACGGCTACGGCACGACCGAGACGTTGCTCGACTCAACGCTCGGGTCGGAGAACCTACCTGAGCAAGCCGGCACAGTCGGCCGAGCTAGCCCTGATAAACAGGTGCGAGTCGTCGAGTTTGATCAAGAACGAGATGTCCAGCCCCACGAGGTAGTGCCAGCGGGTGAGGAGGGTGAGGTTATTGTCTCTGGTGGGGCTGTACTCGACTACTACTTCGGGAATCAAGAAGCAACGGACGAGTCGCTCCGAAGGGGCTGGTATTACACCGGGGACCTTGGTGTGAGGAGCGTGGACGGCTTCCTCACTATCACAGGACGTGCCGACGACATGATACTGAGCGGCGGCGAACTAGTCTCGCCCATCGAGGTCGAAGAGACCCTAGAGCAGCACGAGGCTGTTGAGGCCGCCGCTGTCGTTGGTGAGTCGGATGAGGAGTGGGGACAGGTTGTCAAGGCTTACGTGGCGACAGATGGCACTGTTGATAAGGGCGAACTAGAGACGTTCTGTAAGGAACATACGGGACTGGCTGACTACAAGCGCCCCCGCGTCTACGAACTTGTCGACGAACTCGCACGCACCGCCACCGGCAAGAAGCAGCGTTACAAGTACCGCGCCTGA
- a CDS encoding acyl-CoA dehydrogenase family protein → MSVVTDEFVQLSENQKLVRNSIQDICDNFDHEYWRERSAAGEYPTEFVDTLSEQGWMGALIPEEYGGAGMATTETVVMMEEIAASGGGFSAAQAIHGGIYNSVPLVKYGSEEQKERLLPDIAAGDTSIQAFCLTEPNSGSDSTSIETRAEREGGEWVISGQKIWTSRLDVSDYAIVVARTTPKEEVEKKTQGISMFLVNVADAVEQGGLEYDQIDKTASDFVHSYSVYFDDLRIPGENILGEKGDGFYQVLDGLNEERLVIAAECLGLGRLAIDRGVQYANEREVFDRPIGKNQAVQHPLADVYARLQSAKQMTYNAAEQGEDATDLGALANMSKYLASDAAFEAADAAVQTHGGFGIAREYDVERYFREARLTRLVPITQQLVLNYVSEKVLGLPRSY, encoded by the coding sequence ATGAGCGTAGTCACTGACGAGTTCGTTCAGCTGAGCGAGAACCAGAAACTGGTCCGGAACAGTATTCAGGACATCTGCGACAACTTCGATCATGAGTATTGGCGCGAGCGGTCGGCGGCGGGCGAGTATCCCACTGAATTCGTTGACACCCTCTCAGAACAGGGCTGGATGGGGGCACTTATTCCCGAGGAGTACGGCGGTGCCGGGATGGCCACGACCGAGACTGTCGTTATGATGGAGGAGATTGCCGCTAGCGGCGGCGGATTCAGCGCGGCACAGGCCATTCACGGTGGCATCTACAACAGCGTACCACTGGTCAAGTATGGAAGTGAGGAGCAGAAAGAGCGTCTCCTCCCGGACATCGCGGCCGGAGACACGTCAATCCAAGCGTTCTGCCTCACGGAGCCCAACTCTGGATCGGACTCGACATCTATCGAGACGCGGGCCGAACGCGAGGGCGGCGAGTGGGTCATCTCTGGCCAGAAGATCTGGACCTCACGGCTCGACGTGAGCGATTACGCCATCGTTGTTGCACGCACGACGCCGAAAGAGGAGGTCGAAAAAAAGACTCAGGGCATTTCGATGTTCCTCGTGAATGTCGCGGATGCCGTCGAACAAGGCGGCCTCGAATACGACCAGATAGACAAGACAGCGAGCGATTTCGTTCACTCATACTCGGTCTACTTCGACGACCTCCGTATCCCGGGCGAGAACATACTCGGCGAGAAGGGTGACGGGTTCTACCAAGTGCTCGATGGGCTGAACGAGGAACGACTCGTCATTGCCGCGGAGTGTCTGGGGCTCGGTCGCCTCGCCATCGACCGCGGCGTCCAATACGCCAACGAACGCGAGGTGTTTGACCGTCCCATCGGCAAGAACCAAGCGGTTCAGCATCCGCTAGCCGACGTGTACGCCCGCCTCCAGAGTGCAAAGCAGATGACCTACAACGCCGCCGAACAGGGCGAAGACGCCACCGACCTCGGGGCGCTCGCGAACATGTCGAAGTACCTCGCTTCGGACGCCGCTTTCGAGGCAGCGGACGCCGCCGTTCAGACCCATGGAGGGTTCGGTATCGCACGCGAGTACGACGTTGAGCGGTACTTCCGCGAGGCGCGACTGACTCGGCTGGTCCCTATCACACAGCAACTCGTCCTGAATTACGTCAGTGAGAAGGTACTTGGTCTCCCCCGTTCGTACTGA
- a CDS encoding MmgE/PrpD family protein, translating to MTHTIDASLAGFVAGATGPDIPDEARRIAERAFVDTVGVTLPGIVDPAGRTTRAVFASKCGGPASVLGTTDATSVADAALVNGTAGHALDYDDVTWGVWHPSVTLVAPILAVAEREGASGMDAITAFAVGFETQCYLAEALLPGHYERGWHATATFGTIGSAAAAVSLLNLDETATRHALNVAASMPAGLKYNFGTMTKPLHSGLAARSGVTAALLAAEGFTGADGALGTDRGFCDLYSDNDGPSDVDPATLGDPWALVEYGLQVKKYPCCYFTHPGIAATQHLVATHDIKPADIEQIIVTASRGAADALHYSDPSTGLEAKFSMQYVIASAVARDRVGLAAFEDDAINNPAVQAVRERVDFEVDPELAYNPYQTMVSIETTASDRYSHTQDRPPGTPENPLSDAELRAKFDAVAAHAPDGIDADRAYDLLDDLRAVEDVQTLVKTLRSV from the coding sequence ATGACACACACAATCGATGCCTCCCTCGCCGGCTTCGTCGCCGGGGCTACCGGGCCCGATATTCCGGACGAGGCACGACGGATAGCAGAACGTGCGTTCGTCGACACCGTCGGCGTGACACTCCCCGGTATCGTCGACCCTGCTGGTCGGACGACCCGCGCTGTGTTCGCCAGTAAGTGTGGCGGTCCGGCCAGTGTCCTCGGAACGACGGACGCCACGTCCGTGGCAGACGCAGCACTCGTCAACGGGACAGCTGGCCACGCCCTCGACTACGACGATGTCACTTGGGGTGTCTGGCACCCGAGCGTCACTCTCGTCGCCCCCATCCTCGCCGTCGCCGAGCGTGAGGGGGCAAGCGGTATGGACGCAATCACTGCGTTTGCCGTCGGATTCGAGACCCAGTGTTACCTCGCTGAGGCCCTCCTGCCAGGCCACTACGAGCGGGGCTGGCACGCCACCGCCACTTTCGGGACGATTGGTTCCGCAGCCGCCGCCGTGTCCCTCCTCAACCTTGACGAGACCGCAACGCGACACGCTCTTAATGTCGCCGCGTCGATGCCCGCGGGGTTGAAATACAACTTCGGGACCATGACCAAACCACTGCATTCGGGGCTGGCGGCGCGGTCGGGCGTCACGGCCGCACTACTCGCCGCCGAGGGATTCACGGGCGCCGATGGTGCGCTGGGAACCGATCGTGGTTTCTGTGATCTCTACAGTGATAACGACGGTCCATCCGACGTAGATCCAGCGACCCTTGGCGACCCTTGGGCGCTCGTCGAGTACGGCTTGCAGGTCAAGAAGTACCCGTGCTGTTACTTCACTCACCCCGGAATCGCTGCGACCCAGCACCTCGTTGCGACCCACGACATCAAACCCGCTGATATCGAGCAGATTATCGTCACTGCCTCGCGGGGCGCTGCGGACGCGCTCCACTACTCGGACCCGTCGACGGGACTGGAGGCAAAGTTCTCGATGCAGTACGTCATCGCGTCGGCCGTCGCCCGTGACCGGGTCGGCCTCGCGGCGTTTGAAGACGACGCCATCAACAACCCTGCCGTCCAAGCCGTCCGCGAGCGCGTCGACTTTGAAGTCGACCCCGAGCTCGCGTACAACCCGTACCAGACAATGGTTAGCATTGAGACGACAGCCAGCGATCGATACTCGCACACGCAGGACCGGCCACCGGGAACGCCGGAGAATCCGCTTTCGGACGCCGAACTCCGGGCGAAGTTCGACGCGGTGGCGGCACACGCGCCCGACGGCATTGACGCTGATCGCGCTTATGACCTGTTGGACGACCTCCGGGCCGTCGAAGATGTTCAGACGCTGGTTAAGACACTGCGGTCGGTGTGA
- a CDS encoding FAS1-like dehydratase domain-containing protein, with protein MPTKPLSELKAQVGQSVQTVEKLEIEAGKVEEFARAFRDDSSVFRDEEAAQEAGYDSIPAPLTFTRIAYFPRYRPDDIGANLGFDLGLRKENILHGEQEYEYERPPVFGDILSGTTTLVDVYQSEGSRGGTMTFCVYETEYRDQDDQLVLTERLTRIETGGDSKEEDE; from the coding sequence ATGCCCACGAAACCACTCTCTGAACTCAAAGCACAGGTCGGTCAGAGCGTACAGACAGTTGAGAAGCTCGAGATAGAGGCCGGTAAGGTCGAAGAATTCGCGCGCGCGTTCCGCGACGACAGCTCCGTCTTCCGGGACGAGGAGGCGGCACAGGAGGCAGGGTACGACAGCATCCCAGCCCCCCTGACGTTCACCCGAATCGCGTACTTTCCGCGGTACCGCCCTGACGATATCGGTGCCAACCTCGGGTTCGACCTTGGTCTCCGCAAGGAGAACATCCTCCACGGCGAGCAGGAATACGAATACGAACGTCCGCCCGTGTTCGGCGACATCCTCTCCGGGACGACTACCTTGGTCGATGTCTACCAGTCCGAAGGGAGCCGCGGCGGGACGATGACCTTCTGCGTCTATGAGACGGAGTATCGTGACCAAGACGACCAACTGGTGTTGACGGAGCGCCTCACGCGCATTGAAACCGGCGGCGACAGTAAGGAGGAAGACGAATGA
- a CDS encoding MaoC/PaaZ C-terminal domain-containing protein, which produces MSDASQRSPTAADLAVGDAGPELVIENLERKDFVKYAGASGDFNPLHYDEPYAKANGNDSVFGQGMLTAGYVARMVTNWFGIDRISNFSVRFQARVWPGDTITITGEVTDVTETDDGATITADLVATNQNGDAVITGSVTTDLPAE; this is translated from the coding sequence ATGAGCGACGCCAGCCAGCGGTCCCCAACTGCAGCTGACCTCGCCGTCGGAGATGCCGGCCCGGAACTCGTCATTGAGAATCTCGAACGAAAAGACTTCGTGAAGTATGCCGGGGCGAGCGGCGACTTCAACCCTTTGCACTACGACGAACCGTACGCGAAGGCAAATGGTAATGACAGCGTCTTCGGACAAGGGATGCTGACCGCGGGCTACGTTGCCCGCATGGTGACCAACTGGTTCGGTATTGACCGTATCTCGAACTTCAGCGTTCGGTTTCAGGCTCGGGTCTGGCCGGGCGATACGATCACCATCACCGGCGAAGTAACCGATGTTACAGAGACAGACGACGGTGCGACCATCACGGCCGATCTCGTTGCCACCAATCAAAACGGCGATGCAGTCATCACCGGGTCAGTGACAACCGACCTACCGGCCGAGTGA